In Candidatus Nitrosarchaeum limnium SFB1, the following proteins share a genomic window:
- a CDS encoding thioredoxin, giving the protein MGIIEVSDAKSWEINVSNSDIPVFVDFWAQWCGPCRMVGPVVEELANDYQGKVKFVKVNVDEANELASKYNVFSIPTLIILNKGEVVSQQVGAASKESYKNMIDRALQA; this is encoded by the coding sequence ATGGGAATAATAGAAGTTTCAGATGCAAAGTCTTGGGAAATCAATGTATCCAATTCTGACATACCTGTATTTGTTGACTTTTGGGCTCAATGGTGTGGTCCATGTAGAATGGTGGGCCCTGTAGTTGAAGAATTAGCAAATGACTATCAAGGCAAAGTAAAATTTGTAAAAGTCAATGTTGATGAAGCAAATGAATTAGCATCAAAATACAATGTCTTTAGCATTCCAACCTTGATAATTCTTAACAAAGGTGAAGTAGTTAGTCAGCAAGTTGGTGCAGCATCAAAAGAATCATACAAAAACATGATTGACAGAGCATTACAAGCATAA
- a CDS encoding hypothetical protein (hypothetical protein Nmar_0211), protein MKVFDGKKAAQEYMSKHTLAFSTPELTLMRFAFWLGDTVPDPENKENSLPRMLTFMVEQDFAPILIDDDKYEPSGAVKSSNVYGNAFAEPTSDGKFCSECGTTLSKTAKFCPECGTTQD, encoded by the coding sequence ATGAAGGTTTTTGATGGGAAAAAAGCTGCACAAGAATACATGTCAAAACACACTCTTGCATTTTCTACTCCAGAACTAACTCTAATGAGATTTGCATTTTGGTTAGGAGATACAGTTCCAGATCCTGAAAACAAAGAAAACTCACTACCAAGAATGCTAACATTTATGGTGGAGCAAGACTTTGCACCGATTTTAATTGACGATGACAAATACGAACCATCTGGTGCTGTAAAAAGTTCCAATGTATATGGAAATGCATTTGCAGAACCAACTTCTGATGGTAAATTTTGTTCTGAATGTGGTACTACATTATCAAAGACAGCAAAGTTCTGTCCCGAATGCGGTACAACCCAGGATTAA
- a CDS encoding peptidase S26B, signal peptidase: protein MSKGILKDIIIVAIGVIVIWISLQVVFGTQNPFYVVASGSMIPVLEVYDVLIVQGHVPFEDIKVGDIIVFNRPTTHDRVIVHRVASIIDDEPKTIRTKGDANPASIPGTDFPITKEDYIGKVAYVIPQLGYVTQLLKPPINYIIIVIVVGIMIVKQVYKKKNEKEIAIQDIPDPNDSQIESTVDIPELEKLEKDKEYSKHEESKLPQSEESEKDQK from the coding sequence ATGTCTAAAGGAATACTCAAAGATATCATAATTGTCGCTATAGGTGTAATTGTAATTTGGATTAGTTTACAAGTTGTATTTGGAACACAGAATCCATTTTACGTAGTGGCAAGTGGCAGTATGATTCCTGTTTTGGAAGTATATGATGTTTTGATTGTTCAAGGACATGTTCCATTTGAGGACATTAAAGTTGGAGATATCATTGTCTTTAATCGCCCAACAACTCATGACAGAGTAATTGTTCACAGAGTCGCATCTATAATTGATGATGAACCAAAAACCATTAGAACCAAAGGAGATGCAAATCCAGCATCTATTCCAGGGACAGATTTTCCAATCACTAAAGAAGACTATATCGGTAAAGTTGCCTATGTAATTCCTCAACTGGGATATGTTACTCAATTATTAAAACCACCGATAAACTATATCATAATTGTAATTGTGGTAGGAATCATGATTGTAAAACAGGTATACAAAAAGAAAAATGAAAAAGAAATAGCAATACAAGACATACCAGATCCAAATGATTCTCAAATAGAGTCAACTGTAGATATTCCAGAATTAGAGAAATTAGAAAAAGACAAAGAATATTCTAAACACGAAGAGAGCAAACTCCCACAATCAGAAGAATCTGAAAAAGACCAAAAATAA
- a CDS encoding CoA-binding domain-containing protein — MAESVFLSPKSIAIIGASDKRGSVGATITSNIMNGFKGIVYPVSPTRPTVFYKTAYKSVMDIPKPVDLAVIVINNLLVADVLEECGKKKVKGVIIITAGFKEVDEEGAKREQKIKDIAKKYKIQIIGPNCLGVMNLDPKTMMNSTFLKVTPKSGKIALVSQSGAICAALVEDASAQGIGFSAVISMGNKAAMSEVDILKILANHNQTKVIVMYLEDMGDGQEFLKVCKNITKKLKKPVLVLKSGRSPEGAKAAMSHTGALMGSDEIYDALLKQSGAIRVDTMEELFDYAVAFSKQPLPTGGDLVIVSNAGGPAIISTDACSRLGIKMANIDSIRKKIDAVIPPWGSSRNPVDIVGDADFNRFSNVLDRVLAHPNVGSVISMCTPSGTLNYDKLAEVIVAMSKKYKKTMLASLMGLDEGITNREILAEGDVPYYTYAEGSIRALAAMLKFSNWIKSPEGKLPKFKVDKLKAKKIIDKVKKEKRPNLLEEEGQEVLKAYGLPLPKSALAKTEADAIKIAKQIGYPVVMKIASPQIIHKSDAGGVKVNLTNDSEIKEAFKTIIANAKKYNKNAEIKGVLIVEMVKGGKELIIGSKLEPGFGPVIMLGMGGIYVEVLKDVTFKLAPVTDKEADDMIASIKTQKLLQGVRGEKPSDIAKLSECIQRLSQLVTDFKEIKELDMNPVLVMEKGKGCKILDVRIGL; from the coding sequence GTGGCCGAATCTGTTTTTCTCTCACCAAAATCTATAGCAATTATAGGTGCATCAGATAAACGTGGAAGTGTTGGAGCAACTATTACATCAAATATTATGAATGGCTTCAAAGGAATTGTTTACCCTGTTAGTCCTACAAGACCAACTGTGTTTTACAAAACAGCTTACAAGAGTGTAATGGATATTCCTAAACCAGTTGATCTTGCAGTAATTGTAATCAACAATCTTTTGGTTGCAGATGTTTTAGAAGAATGCGGAAAGAAAAAAGTTAAAGGAGTAATTATCATCACTGCTGGTTTTAAAGAAGTTGATGAAGAAGGAGCAAAACGAGAACAAAAAATAAAAGATATTGCTAAAAAATACAAAATACAAATCATTGGACCAAATTGTCTTGGTGTCATGAACCTAGATCCAAAAACAATGATGAATTCTACTTTTCTTAAAGTTACTCCAAAGTCAGGTAAAATCGCACTTGTCTCTCAAAGTGGTGCAATATGTGCAGCATTAGTTGAAGATGCTAGTGCACAAGGAATTGGATTTTCTGCAGTAATTAGTATGGGAAACAAAGCTGCAATGAGTGAAGTAGATATTCTCAAAATTTTAGCTAATCACAATCAAACCAAAGTAATTGTAATGTATCTTGAAGATATGGGTGATGGTCAGGAATTTCTTAAAGTTTGTAAAAATATTACTAAAAAACTCAAAAAACCAGTTCTTGTTCTCAAGTCTGGGCGTAGTCCAGAAGGAGCAAAAGCTGCAATGTCTCATACGGGAGCCTTGATGGGTTCTGATGAAATCTATGATGCTTTACTAAAACAGTCAGGTGCAATTCGTGTTGATACAATGGAAGAACTCTTTGATTATGCAGTTGCATTTTCTAAACAGCCACTTCCAACTGGCGGAGATCTTGTAATTGTATCAAATGCAGGCGGACCAGCAATCATTTCCACTGATGCTTGCTCTAGACTTGGAATTAAAATGGCAAATATTGATAGTATTAGAAAAAAAATTGATGCAGTTATTCCACCATGGGGAAGCTCACGAAATCCTGTTGATATTGTAGGTGATGCTGATTTTAATCGATTCAGCAATGTTTTGGATCGTGTTTTGGCTCACCCTAATGTGGGTTCTGTAATTTCAATGTGTACTCCATCTGGAACTCTGAACTATGATAAATTAGCAGAAGTAATAGTTGCAATGTCTAAAAAATACAAAAAGACAATGCTTGCAAGCTTGATGGGATTAGATGAAGGAATTACCAATAGAGAAATTCTAGCTGAAGGTGATGTTCCATATTACACATATGCAGAAGGATCAATTCGTGCACTTGCTGCAATGCTTAAATTTTCAAACTGGATAAAATCTCCAGAAGGAAAACTTCCTAAATTTAAAGTTGATAAACTAAAAGCAAAGAAAATAATTGATAAAGTAAAAAAAGAAAAACGACCAAATCTATTGGAAGAAGAAGGACAAGAGGTTCTCAAAGCATATGGATTACCATTACCAAAAAGCGCACTTGCAAAAACTGAAGCAGATGCAATAAAGATTGCAAAACAAATTGGTTACCCTGTAGTTATGAAGATTGCATCACCGCAAATCATTCACAAATCAGATGCAGGTGGTGTCAAGGTAAATCTAACAAATGATTCAGAGATCAAAGAAGCATTCAAAACTATTATCGCAAATGCCAAAAAGTATAACAAAAATGCCGAGATCAAAGGTGTTTTGATTGTTGAAATGGTAAAAGGAGGTAAAGAGTTGATTATAGGCTCTAAACTAGAACCTGGATTTGGCCCAGTCATAATGCTTGGAATGGGTGGAATTTACGTTGAGGTTCTCAAAGATGTAACTTTCAAACTTGCACCAGTTACAGATAAAGAAGCAGACGACATGATTGCATCAATTAAAACCCAAAAGTTACTTCAAGGGGTAAGAGGAGAAAAGCCTTCTGATATAGCAAAATTATCTGAATGTATTCAAAGGTTATCTCAATTAGTTACTGATTTTAAGGAAATTAAGGAGCTTGACATGAATCCAGTACTTGTAATGGAGAAAGGTAAAGGATGCAAGATTCTTGATGTCCGAATTGGACTCTGA
- a CDS encoding ribonuclease H translates to MAISVYVDGSGGPNGGFGYFVKETGESFYEKKPEITNNQAEYMAIIAALKKFVDSTDNITIFSDSKNTISQLNHEFAINNEKLRELAREAWSLIGKYSKITLLWVPRKENLAGKMLGS, encoded by the coding sequence ATGGCAATTAGTGTATACGTTGATGGATCTGGTGGTCCAAATGGAGGGTTTGGTTATTTTGTAAAAGAAACTGGTGAATCATTTTATGAAAAAAAACCAGAGATCACAAACAACCAGGCTGAATACATGGCAATTATTGCAGCATTAAAAAAATTTGTAGATTCTACTGATAATATTACAATTTTTAGTGATTCAAAAAATACCATATCTCAATTAAATCATGAATTTGCGATAAACAACGAAAAACTACGAGAACTTGCACGAGAAGCGTGGTCTCTTATAGGAAAATATTCTAAAATTACTCTGTTATGGGTTCCTCGAAAAGAAAATTTGGCAGGCAAGATGTTAGGTAGCTAA
- a CDS encoding hypothetical protein (hypothetical protein Nmar_0209): protein MSAELRLKKLRGSGGYVMASVNDQQQMKGNLGGPDLFLAPIGRLDSQKITKYFCNTCEKEFEGPPKIEYENPNEEVAENLILAEKGQYICNTCSATIAEYREFKKQNEMVEVGSAKPLEPSSQTTQIPKPESIAQTPPKVEVPTQQTTQPGPATSISSIEGLSVYDENARKIGKAKQVGIDSNQSVVLLIIKNDGTEGSVPWSNIRKVGEIILLGNPTVEIQQSQPGKCAKCGFSNKEGSKFCEECGSKLQ from the coding sequence ATGAGTGCTGAACTTAGACTAAAAAAATTAAGAGGGTCTGGTGGCTATGTTATGGCATCAGTTAATGATCAACAACAAATGAAAGGAAATTTAGGAGGTCCAGATCTATTTTTAGCACCAATTGGCAGATTAGATAGTCAAAAAATTACAAAGTACTTTTGCAATACATGTGAAAAAGAATTTGAAGGTCCTCCAAAAATAGAATACGAAAATCCAAATGAAGAAGTTGCAGAAAATTTAATTCTTGCAGAAAAAGGTCAGTATATTTGTAATACATGTAGTGCAACAATTGCAGAATATAGAGAATTTAAAAAACAAAATGAAATGGTTGAAGTTGGAAGTGCAAAACCATTAGAACCGTCTAGTCAAACTACACAAATCCCTAAACCCGAATCAATAGCACAAACTCCACCAAAAGTAGAAGTGCCAACTCAGCAAACAACACAACCTGGCCCAGCTACCTCAATTAGTTCAATTGAAGGATTATCAGTTTATGACGAAAATGCAAGAAAGATTGGAAAAGCAAAACAAGTTGGTATTGATTCAAATCAATCAGTTGTTTTATTAATTATAAAAAATGATGGAACTGAAGGAAGTGTTCCATGGAGTAACATAAGAAAAGTGGGAGAGATCATTCTGTTAGGAAATCCAACTGTTGAGATTCAACAAAGTCAACCAGGAAAATGTGCAAAATGTGGATTTTCAAATAAAGAAGGTTCCAAGTTCTGTGAAGAATGCGGTAGTAAGCTACAATAA
- a CDS encoding vinylacetyl-CoA Delta-isomerase, producing the protein MANVLKTIRTGNDYIESLRGRDLKVYLFGELVKEPVDHPMIRPSINAVAETYDLAVREEELASAHSSLTGLTVNRFLHIAESAQDLVLQNKMQRKLGQNTGTCFQRCVGMDALNALHSTTFEIDEKYKTNYHKRFLEFVKMMQKENLVIGGAMTDPKGDRSKGPAEQDDPDLFTRVVSKDDKGIYVSGAKAHQTGCINSHWIILMPTVRLTENDKDWAVVGAIPADAKGVTYIYGRQSCDTRSMEEGDIDDGNAKFGGQEALMILENVFIPWDKVFMYGEYEFASMLIERFTCYHRRSYVCKTGLGDVLIGAAAAIADYNGVPNVSHIKDKIIEMTHLNETIFAAGIASSHQGHKMKSGVYLNEDMLAQVCKHNVTRFPYEISRLAQDIAGGLVVTLPSEKDFRHPIAGPMLKKYLKGRKGADVENRMRILRLIENMTLGRNAVGYLTESMHGAGSPQAQRIQMQRQMQIGYKKNLAKNLAGITNDIEKPNEPSDYFNRVFKTKDSVL; encoded by the coding sequence ATGGCTAATGTCTTAAAGACAATTAGAACTGGAAATGATTATATCGAAAGTCTAAGGGGCAGAGATCTCAAAGTTTACCTATTTGGTGAGCTAGTAAAAGAGCCTGTAGATCATCCAATGATTAGACCTTCAATTAATGCAGTAGCAGAAACATATGACTTGGCTGTTCGAGAAGAGGAACTTGCATCAGCACATTCGTCACTTACAGGCTTGACAGTTAACAGATTTTTACATATTGCAGAAAGTGCTCAAGATTTAGTTTTACAAAATAAGATGCAAAGAAAACTGGGACAAAACACCGGAACCTGTTTTCAGAGATGTGTTGGAATGGATGCACTAAATGCATTACATTCAACTACATTTGAAATTGATGAAAAGTACAAAACAAATTACCATAAACGATTTTTAGAATTTGTAAAGATGATGCAAAAAGAAAATCTTGTGATTGGTGGTGCAATGACTGATCCAAAAGGAGACAGAAGCAAAGGACCTGCAGAACAAGATGATCCTGATTTGTTTACTAGAGTAGTTTCTAAAGATGATAAAGGAATCTATGTTTCAGGAGCTAAAGCACACCAAACCGGATGTATTAACTCTCATTGGATAATTTTGATGCCAACAGTAAGATTGACTGAAAATGATAAAGATTGGGCAGTTGTTGGCGCAATACCTGCAGATGCTAAAGGAGTGACTTACATCTATGGCAGACAATCTTGTGACACTAGAAGTATGGAAGAAGGTGATATTGATGATGGTAATGCAAAGTTTGGTGGACAAGAAGCATTAATGATTTTAGAAAATGTATTCATTCCATGGGATAAAGTGTTCATGTATGGAGAATATGAATTTGCATCTATGCTAATTGAACGCTTTACTTGTTATCATAGACGTAGCTATGTGTGTAAAACTGGTTTAGGTGATGTCTTAATTGGTGCAGCCGCTGCAATTGCTGATTACAATGGTGTTCCAAACGTATCTCATATTAAAGACAAAATTATTGAGATGACTCATCTAAATGAAACGATTTTTGCAGCAGGAATAGCTTCATCTCATCAAGGTCACAAAATGAAATCAGGCGTATATCTTAATGAAGACATGCTTGCCCAAGTCTGTAAACATAATGTAACTAGATTCCCCTATGAAATCAGTAGACTGGCACAAGATATTGCTGGTGGATTAGTAGTAACATTACCATCTGAAAAAGATTTCCGACATCCAATTGCAGGACCAATGCTAAAAAAATATCTTAAAGGACGTAAGGGTGCAGACGTTGAAAATAGAATGAGAATACTTCGATTAATTGAGAATATGACACTGGGAAGAAATGCAGTTGGATACCTTACTGAATCAATGCATGGTGCAGGTTCTCCACAAGCCCAAAGGATTCAAATGCAACGACAAATGCAAATTGGATACAAAAAGAACCTTGCAAAAAATCTTGCAGGAATTACAAACGATATTGAAAAACCAAATGAACCATCTGATTATTTCAATAGAGTTTTCAAGACTAAAGACTCTGTTTTATAG
- a CDS encoding hypothetical protein (hypothetical protein Nmar_0212) — MCMSFGEVDTLNMLFDKLQSLFDDSQGYYESFLDTNNMYKKGLLSDKEFFQKLGDYVVAYSALEFLAIKVLFELKKSRGSGSGNTQSPGLMPGMGQPGMSGMGMPRTGSAQNPVGGPPGIVSAQQAFGDVGTLPSPDPALVPRRTVTSDGNGCKSCGSALRLNAKFCTKCGTKT; from the coding sequence ATGTGTATGTCATTTGGTGAAGTAGATACCCTCAACATGCTATTTGATAAGCTACAAAGCTTGTTTGATGATTCTCAAGGATACTATGAATCATTTCTTGATACTAATAATATGTACAAAAAAGGTCTTTTAAGTGATAAAGAATTCTTTCAAAAATTAGGAGATTATGTTGTTGCATATTCTGCATTAGAATTTCTTGCAATCAAAGTACTTTTTGAGCTAAAAAAATCACGTGGCTCAGGTTCCGGTAACACTCAATCTCCTGGATTGATGCCAGGAATGGGACAACCTGGAATGAGTGGAATGGGAATGCCAAGAACTGGTTCGGCACAAAATCCAGTTGGTGGCCCTCCTGGAATAGTATCTGCACAACAGGCATTTGGAGATGTTGGAACATTACCATCACCAGATCCAGCTCTTGTACCAAGAAGAACCGTTACATCTGATGGAAATGGATGCAAATCTTGTGGTTCCGCATTAAGACTGAATGCAAAGTTTTGCACAAAATGTGGAACTAAAACATAA